A stretch of DNA from Plasmodium brasilianum strain Bolivian I chromosome 3, whole genome shotgun sequence:
ctcctttttttatgtcaGCGCATTCATTGCTGAGATTTCGTATGTTTGCCCTTTTTGTTTTGAgggctcttttttttttttattctgacCTTGTCAGGCGCCTTTTCATTTTGTGCATGGAAAATGTGCGCACAGGTATCACCTGCTTTTCCTGCTCAAGCTGCAAATGTGAGCAGCAGATTAGCAGGTAAGCAGGTTATCAGATAAATTGCTTACCAGTTCAGCCGCTTATCAGTTCAGCCGCTTATCAGTTCAGCTGCTTACCAGTTCAGCCGCTTATCAGTTCAGCTTCTTACCAATTCAGCTGCTTATCAGTTCAGCTGCTTATCAGTTCAGCTGCTTATCAGTTCAGCTGCTTATCAGTTCAGCTGCTTATCAGTTCAGCTGCTtaacatatttgtatttttttttttttttttcgagctaatttttccttttttgttaaattttttttttttttttttttgtgaaataATGAATCATGTGAATTTGTGTGACTACGGGAAAGCAAAGGTTTACCTGTGGAAAACCGAAAAAACAAgcgaaaaattatttcatgaAATTTCGAATAAGATAAGAAGTttgtatgaaaaaataaactacgatgatttatttcatcatttatataattatataaaatacattaacgGAAGTAACAATGAATTGTTTTTACGATATGAAATGCCTGTATGTGGGTgttcaataaataaaaacatacaaCAAGaggattattatttttttaatatatttaaaaatgcaaaTTATGTAAAGAGGAATGGTAATCTTTCCATTCGTTATATCGATTTGACAGATAAAAATGTCAAAGTAGACAaggttaattttttttcaaatgtcTTTATGTCAATAGGAGTTCATGAGTTACATGAAGGGGATCTACTCCCGGGGAAGGCCGAGCCCTTGGCAAAAAGGGTACATAGAAAGAATAAACGGGAGAAAGAACTAGCACACAGGGGAGGGGGTAGAAGTGGGGAAAAGGAAGCGATCAAGAATAACGAGAATGCCAACATCAATAGTAACGAGAATGACGGAATGAACAATGACGAGGATGACGTGATGACTAATGACCACAGTGAGTGCTTTGCCCACATGAGTGACAAGATAATAAACTTGTTAAACTcgtacaataatatatatttcagcAACAGCTGTGTGTTTATACAACGCGTATTAGTCATTCCGTCTTCCGACAAATACAATGATTTGATTATGTcaaaaataatggaaatgAACGAGAATTTCCTGTACACGAATAGAGGCGGTGGCATGAATCGAAGTAGTAACAACACGTTTGTCAATGTACCGAGGGGTGGTTCGAACCCGGTAAAGGGGATCGAAGAGGCGAAGAAGGTGAAGGGATATAAGATAGAAGAACATGCGACAAGGGGGTATAAGGAAGTGGAGTATACGGCAAAAGGGCATACAGCAGAGGATCACACGGAGGACCATATATCTAATATGGAGGATGATTTCCCTTTGAAGGGGAATTTGTCAATTTTGAAGAAATCGCCATACTACGAAGCGGAAAGCATGTCAGTATTTCGAAACATGGATTCTGGTTGTCCTTCCAAGGATTGGAATGCCAATGATATGGAGACCATCAATGAGAAGTATGATGGGAGGAGGAAGAACAGAAGGAATCTAAACAACAGTGAGAATGATAAAAGGAACAAGGAgtgcaataaaaatatggagAGTATTAGGAGTATTCATAGTTTTAAATTGAACAAGAAGTATccatcaaattttttaaggaTGTTTGATACAAATATTTCTAAGAACTATAATTTCGTTAATGCAAATATGTATGGGAGGGATATGATTTCATCGGATGAATGCATTTTTGATTATTCACTTAGACGGAGTAGTGTCAAAAATAGTAaagatgaatataataataatgcttATTTTCGTAATCATAATAGAATGTACATGAGTAATCTAAACTCAGCAGACTGTACGTCTAATTCAGATGCAAATGATAAAGGGAAAAAACAATCCATCGAGCATTTCtcttttatatgtaataatttccataattttaaaatcatCGTTTTTTTACCATCCATAGAAAAACATTTCAACattcaatataataaattttttcaagcaattattttaaatgtgttTTACATCTTTATCTTCTTTCTATACGATCTGTTAACTAAGGAAAGTATATGGAAATACATGAACACACtaattgaaaatatgaattatcaTCAAATCGTTAGGAGTACCAAGGTGGGCAGTGAAAGTATACTTGAagagaggaaaaaaaaggcgcattattataatagaaataataaattagaaaaaaagacaaaattaGGTAGGGGTAATAGGTTAGGTCTTCCATACAGACTAGGTGCACCAGTAGATCGACATAAAAGAACAGGAGTGAATCATCATTTTTTGGTCGATGAGGACGAGGAGAGATACTCACTTATTGAGGAAAAGACTTTTCAGTTGAACAAGAGTTACAGtaataaagatataacaACGAAATTAAGTTCAAATGAACGTAAAAATAGTTTtgataacaatatatatataaatataaaaaaatattacaacgATGTGAAGACAAGCATATTAAATAGAACAAGTCAAATTGCTTCCAGGGAAGACGGCATATTGCATGAGGGTATTTACAAAACTTCGAAATGCAGCACGTATGAGGAGGGGAACAATCTTCGGAAGAGCAGCAACTACCGGGGGGATCAGGCCATCGCTGATGAGGGCAGGTATGCGGGGGATGATGATAACAAACGTTACAACTGCCGCACAGGGTGCGGTGGTGATGATGAAGTGGAGGGGGTGGAATGGAAGGCGGAATGGAAGGAGGAATGGAAGGAGGAATGGAAGGTGGAAGAGGAGgagaaagagaaagagaaagaagaAGCGAAAGAGGAAGCGACagaggaagaaaaattagaatACAACAAGgatgatgaaaaatataacattggCGTAGCAGGATCCTCTGGGGGGGAAATGGACGAGACGGACGAGACAGACGAGATGGACGAGATGGACGAGATGGACGAGATGGACGAGATGGACGAGATGGACGAGATGGACGAGATGGACGAGATGGTCGAGATGGACGAGATGGACGAGATGGTCGAGATGGACGAGATGGTCGAGATGGACTATGACGAGGAAGAGTCAGACCAAGAGGACGATGCAGATAACAGCTCGGGGAAAAAGTATGAAAGAGGAACATTGGTAGAAGCGGAAAAGGAAGAGGGAAGAAGAAGGGGCAGTAAGAGGAGTAGCCAGAGCGGTAGCAAGAGGAATAATAAGGAGAATAGCAAAGTGAAAAGGAGGAACAACGAAAGGAACAGTGAGGGGGAGGAATTTTCAAGGGGTCCACTTTCGGGGGAGGGGGTGGATGGAAAAACGAGGAGAAGGAGAAGAGTGTCGGAGGTAAAGAACTATGCATGtcgaacaaaaaaaaaagaaggagatatatatttgcttttGGGTAGTCCTCTTGATTCTCtggaaatatatatggattGTTATGAAATAAGTAAGATGCAAGaggattatatatatgaaggaaacattatattttgcattattttgtctatatatttatatatagtcCAGAATTGGGGGCACTTCTGTAAATTGAACAATAATGAGAATTATCCTTTCAAATTTCCAGAAATAATAGATAATGTATTGTTACAAACATATGATAAGTTATTACCAAGTAAATATAGTAActatacaaatttttttttcgataCGTCATATAGTGGTTCAACAAAGGAGAAACTGTACAATAATTATCatcataattttcatttttcattgtaTAATACGGAATTAAATAATGATGGAACAGTAAGtgtaagtaaaaatattcattcctttatacatttattaaattatagtGAAAGAGGAGAAGAAGATTTACCTCTAGGTGAAAATAGTAAAGACTGttactactatttttttaatgtgcTTATAAAAcctcataatatattattatatctaATTAGTTTTATAGAATACAAACTGAACGAAGTCCTATCAACCATACAAGCAGCTGCAATAGCATCGACATTAGAACCATCATACATGACTGTAACTACGTCCGTTAGTATTACTTCTACCTCTTCATCTGCATATGTACAAGAGCATTTTTGCGATTATTTGCTCtgttatttgaaatatttattaatgataaagagaaaaaatcttatatttcatattactAGCAAATATTCACATGTAATAGAAAGGTTAAAtcatcatttatatataaaattttatcttGAATTATCacttgtatataaatatattggtGCCTTcagaaaattttcttttaccaTTTACATTCTATGTCTAtgcttttttgttattaagaaatattatgtatcttattttcttctaaataatgttttacccttttttaatttaccaCGAATACATCTAAactttaattataaaaaggaatCAGAGGACGGAGAGATAGGAAAAAATCAGAATAATAGAAATACCATGGTCAGTGATATTATAACATCTCCTCCACTGGAAGATAATctatccattttttattcttacatGAACAGTGTATTTGCTACCAGAGAGGACAAAATGAACGTCCCTATCCACTGGTTGAGGAAAGCCGAAGAGGCAAAAGACAAACTTGAAGCAGCTTCTAGAGATGGACCAAACGGAGTACAAAAAAACAATCGTTCGAATAGTGCACTACGCGGCATATGTGGAAGTAATCGAAGAAGTAACAGCGTGAATGAACCTTTTCCATTCGGGGGTAACGTGAACAATGATGATAGGATGCACAGCGGTGGGCGCACAGGGGGAATACCAAAGGATAGCACACCTAAAGGGGGGGTATACCCAAAGGAAATAGACTATGCAGAAGAGAAGTCAAAGTCAAATTTAAGCCGATCTCACTCGAGCAGCATCGTGGAAGGGGAGCAGGGACGAACACGCAGCCCGAGTACCATGGAGGTAGACGGGGAAGGCAGAAAAGACAGGAAAGACAAGATAGACAAGATAGACAAGAAAGACAAGAAAGACAAGATAGACAAGAAAGACAAGATAGACAAGATAGACAAGATAGACAAGATAGACAAGAATGACAAGATAGACAAGAAAGATAAGAAAGATAAGAAAGACAAGATAGACACACGAATAACACAACCCTTACAATGTGGCTATGCTAAGTGCCCCACTGAAGGTCGGGGGAAAGACTTGTACATGTACAGGATGCTAAAGAATTTGTCCAAATGCTCGTACTCGTATAGTCTGAAGAGGCTGTTAGATTTCTGCTCGCGAGAAATAAACAGTAAAAGCATTCTACATCTGAACAAACATGTGGGTAAACTAcagatttataaaaaaaataaaaaaaaaagcaatcCTTCCTTACAGTATGcaattctttgttttttaatttcagtGTTGAAcgaaataaattttgaagAAGAATATGTTTTCTCGAATTTgttaatgttattatttttgaataaatatttatcaaaaGAAAAGCAGAAAGAAATACTGTACACTATATATGAAacattaagtaaaaaaaaaaagtatatatcttttcctccatttattacattaataatagatgagaaaagaaaaaaaaaaaatcgaaattatttgaataaattaGATCAAAGAGGAGACAAACAGTTCAACGATATGATATGGGATTTCTCTTCCTCTGATTCGTTATCTACACACTCATATGATATTTCATCCTCTGTTTCGTCTACATCATCCGATGTATTAGTACCCTTGTCACATATGGACTCTCGAAAGAAGTCATTAAATGAAGAACGTATAGCTAAACAGAAGATGTTGTTTAGAAAAAGGAAGGAAgattttgaaaaagaaaataaattgcaCTTTTTGTGTGGATTCACAGAAGGAAGGTGTTCCTCATTACCAGTGTTAGTGAACATCGCTTATGCTAACGTGAGTCATAACGATGAAAAGGTATTCAAGAAGGTTGAACCAACAAATGGGGGAGAGGAAGGAGTGGGTGTGAGGGAGGAAGAGAACGAGAATGGGATTGATCAGGAAGATAAGCACGGTGATGGAAATCATCGTAGCAATCATTATGATAATCAGGACGAGCTAACCCCGAACAGGTACAAAGATGTTTTCAAGTATAACCCATTTAacgaaaaagagaaaaatataagaattcAAAATATGTGTGCTGTGAATGAAATAAAGAATGTCGTTGTAACGCTAAAAAACATCTTATCAGTTAATCTagttttaaataatgtaacTATAATATCGTCAGGGGTAGCTATCGAAAATTATCCAACAAGTATAATACttttagcaaaaaaaaaaaatcgttTAACCAACGTGCAACTAGCTTTTAAACCAAAAGAAACCGGGATGCTCTTCCTTCTTGGCATTTCATACTGCATCAGCTACTTACATTTTGACCAGTACCTTTTGTACGATACCTCCATTTTgcgtaaattttttatggaTCAAGATTTTTTTCGGCACTACGGAAAAGGGGATTTCCAGGGGGAGATGGAAAAATGCCCTGACCATGTTCAGGACGGATCAATGGCGGGAGGAGGACTTCCCGAAGTGAGCGAGGTAATAGGGGAGAAGAATGACCCGGAGAAGGGCACCACCAATAACGCTTCTAATTATGCTTATAATAATGCTTCTATTTATGCTTCTATTTACGCTTCTAATTACGCATCTAATTACGCATCTAATTACGCATCTAATTACGTATCTAATTACGAATCTAATTACGAATCTAATTACGCATCTAATTACGCTTCGAGTATCGCTCCGGGTAGCGGCGCGCGTGAGGCCAAGCAGTACCCTCCCTATTCAAATGGTCAATGTGAGGGTGAGCAGGGAAAAGGAAATTCAGACCACGGTGCAAGTAAAAGAACGCTgcagaacaaaataaaattgttgaATTACGTTTTCAAGTTGTCCAACATATGTTCAGTATTTGTTATAGACAATTATTTTGCCCTGAAATCAGagataaaactttttaattttagtaaGTACATCGACATTGAGCCTTTGCTTAATGACAAATCGTATTTGAAAAAGTTTTGTGTAACTTCTATGGGAGTGAACGAGGCGGAGTGTAGAGCGAAAGGTAGAGATGGGAGCAGTGATAAGTGTATAAGTGGAAGTAGTGACAACTGCAGAGATGGGGGTAGCATGATAAGCGGAGTGAAGGGCGAACGAGAAGCTTCCCAAAAAGACAGTGAAGAAGAAACATGGATCAACAAACAGAGCAATGAGGGGAAAAGGAATCAACATGATAAGAGTGCAGATAATATGTGTGGTAGTGACAGAATCCTAGGAAAAAATCATACGAATTGTGAGAACCATGTAAGAAATGTATGCAATGTGAACGATGCACGCAATGTGAGTAGCTGTGTTGATAAAGTAAGCTATGAGGGTACTAATGAAGCGGTGAAAGGGGGGGAACCGAAGTCCCTTTGGATGagtgaaagaaaaagagataaaGAGAAGAGCCCCCCTTTAAATTATGCTTTTCAGAAAGGTCGTACTCACTATAAAAGAGAGTtctttataaatgaaaatgctCAGGAGTTGTCGGAACCCCTTTCCCCCTCAGCATTGTCATCCAAGTCAACCTTATCCTTATCCATCTCATCGACACTAGAATCGCCGATATCGTCAGATGCACCATCAGAAATAGCATCTCTGTTACCAGCTGAGTCTTTTTCTTGTGTAACGGACGAGAGGATGATCCAAGGAGgatcattaaaaaatggaCAGTTACAGAAGGAGCCATTCGTGAATGTGGATAAACCGGACGGGTATTACTACGATATGAAGGGGAAGCAAAAGGGTAAAAGTACAGGTAAAAGTACAGGTAAGAGTACAGGTAAGAGTACAGGTAAGAGTGAATATAAAAGTAGGAGTAACTGTAAAAGAAAGAACAATGACAAAGGAGGTGGCATAAACAATGGAAGGAGTTGTTCCAGTGTTAAGGAAATTAGGGATGACGTGAATGATAACCACTATTTTTCCAGTGATGTACGATATTCCGAGTTATTAGAAGgagaaataaaattcttatgtctaattttagaaaatgtaagtaatgtaaacataaattatgtaaacaTTAAAGTGGTGTATAGGAACAGAGAACTGGGagattattttataaaattttattttgacaaatcgttttatataaaaaataaatacgaaAATAGCAAGGAACATATCGTAAAGGTAGCTGAAGGAGATACATTAAAGGTTATGAAGAATTGCTCTCTTTATATTCCTATAAGGTGTATAGGatcaattttaataaatgagtgtgatgttaatattatttattcgaCTTACAAGAATAGTCTTTATTACTCTGTGCAAAAGTTGAATCTAAAAATGAATGTTCgtagaaatataataattgagCATATGTATTACTTTCCATATGTTAGTTTTAATTATAGGGATATACTTAACCAGCTGTTGAACACCAACTATTACAGCTCAGACGCCTTTCGCAGGTTGGCCATGGTTAAGGGGGTAAGCGATGACATAAGTGGTAGCGGGGGTGCGACTACTTCTGCTGCTGCTGCTGCTgctgctactgctactgctgCTACCGCTGCTACTGCTACCGCTGCTACTGCTACCACTGCTACTGCTACCACTGCTACTGCTACCACTGCTACCGCTACTACCGCTACTACTACCGCTGCTACTGCTTCATCCCCTTTTGCTAATAACAGTGAACAGGCAATATACGATATAAGCTACCTAAGAGGAAGAAGCCTTGAGTATAAAGATATCAATATAGAGAACTACTTTGAAACGGATAAGGCACGCAAGGACAGTGCCGCTGGTGCTAGGTGTTACCCTGAGAAGCGTTACACAGATAAGGCAAGATTAAGTTCAGCAAGTAGGAGGAGAAGCACTCATAGTAATGCAAACAGTGCTAGGTGTGTTACCATGGGGAGTGAACTTGTGGGTATATACAAGCTCCTGAGTAACACTAGCAAATTTGACGTGTCCGATAACTTCAGAATGATTGAAAAATTGTATGAGTATAATGAAAACCTAAACATATGTACGGATCACAAATACATATTCCTCGaattgtacataaaaaattatagtggttatgttaattattgtaaaacgaaaaaattaaaaagacgACCAATGTGTATTGTtgataaggaaaataattcAAGTAAGTGGGTTTTATggtttaaaagaataaaaagaaaaaaaaatatagtttttaaaaatgaagaagaaataataaagtacTTCTTACAATATCttgatatatatgtttatttgaCTTATTCCAGACATAAAAAGGTAGGAATCTTAAGTGTATACAGTTCTTACTTGaatagtatacatatacacaaaaaaaaaataagcgattttttttttaatcttaaaAAGGACAATAAGTCACACGAGAAGGAGGCACACGATACTAATGATGAAGTAGACAAACAACAATATGATGAATATAatgaggaaaataaaatttcacGTTCTTTGTATGCgaatgataaaaagaaatacaaaaGAAATAGATCTCCTCGATTTCGTAATCACTACAAGAGAGAAACATT
This window harbors:
- a CDS encoding hypothetical protein (conserved Plasmodium protein) — its product is MNHVNLCDYGKAKVYLWKTEKTSEKLFHEISNKIRSLYEKINYDDLFHHLYNYIKYINGSNNELFLRYEMPVCGCSINKNIQQEDYYFFNIFKNANYVKRNGNLSIRYIDLTDKNVKVDKVNFFSNVFMSIGVHELHEGDLLPGKAEPLAKRVHRKNKREKELAHRGGGRSGEKEAIKNNENANINSNENDGMNNDEDDVMTNDHSECFAHMSDKIINLLNSYNNIYFSNSCVFIQRVLVIPSSDKYNDLIMSKIMEMNENFLYTNRGGGMNRSSNNTFVNVPRGGSNPVKGIEEAKKVKGYKIEEHATRGYKEVEYTAKGHTAEDHTEDHISNMEDDFPLKGNLSILKKSPYYEAESMSVFRNMDSGCPSKDWNANDMETINEKYDGRRKNRRNLNNSENDKRNKECNKNMESIRSIHSFKLNKKYPSNFLRMFDTNISKNYNFVNANMYGRDMISSDECIFDYSLRRSSVKNSKDEYNNNAYFRNHNRMYMSNLNSADCTSNSDANDKGKKQSIEHFSFICNNFHNFKIIVFLPSIEKHFNIQYNKFFQAIILNVFYIFIFFLYDLLTKESIWKYMNTLIENMNYHQIVRSTKVGSESILEERKKKAHYYNRNNKLEKKTKLGRGNRLGLPYRLGAPVDRHKRTGVNHHFLVDEDEERYSLIEEKTFQLNKSYSNKDITTKLSSNERKNSFDNNIYINIKKYYNDVKTSILNRTSQIASREDGILHEGIYKTSKCSTYEEGNNLRKSSNYRGDQAIADEGRYAGDDDNKRYNCRTGCGGDDEVEGVEWKAEWKEEWKEEWKVEEEEKEKEKEEAKEEATEEEKLEYNKDDEKYNIGVAGSSGGEMDETDETDEMDEMDEMDEMDEMDEMDEMDEMDEMVEMDEMDEMVEMDEMVEMDYDEEESDQEDDADNSSGKKYERGTLVEAEKEEGRRRGSKRSSQSGSKRNNKENSKVKRRNNERNSEGEEFSRGPLSGEGVDGKTRRRRRVSEVKNYACRTKKKEGDIYLLLGSPLDSLEIYMDCYEISKMQEDYIYEGNIIFCIILSIYLYIVQNWGHFCKLNNNENYPFKFPEIIDNVLLQTYDKLLPSKYSNYTNFFFDTSYSGSTKEKLYNNYHHNFHFSLYNTELNNDGTVSVSKNIHSFIHLLNYSERGEEDLPLGENSKDCYYYFFNVLIKPHNILLYLISFIEYKLNEVLSTIQAAAIASTLEPSYMTVTTSVSITSTSSSAYVQEHFCDYLLCYLKYLLMIKRKNLIFHITSKYSHVIERLNHHLYIKFYLELSLVYKYIGAFRKFSFTIYILCLCFFVIKKYYVSYFLLNNVLPFFNLPRIHLNFNYKKESEDGEIGKNQNNRNTMVSDIITSPPLEDNLSIFYSYMNSVFATREDKMNVPIHWLRKAEEAKDKLEAASRDGPNGVQKNNRSNSALRGICGSNRRSNSVNEPFPFGGNVNNDDRMHSGGRTGGIPKDSTPKGGVYPKEIDYAEEKSKSNLSRSHSSSIVEGEQGRTRSPSTMEVDGEGRKDRKDKIDKIDKKDKKDKIDKKDKIDKIDKIDKIDKNDKIDKKDKKDKKDKIDTRITQPLQCGYAKCPTEGRGKDLYMYRMLKNLSKCSYSYSLKRLLDFCSREINSKSILHLNKHVGKLQIYKKNKKKSNPSLQYAILCFLISVLNEINFEEEYVFSNLLMLLFLNKYLSKEKQKEILYTIYETLSKKKKYISFPPFITLIIDEKRKKKNRNYLNKLDQRGDKQFNDMIWDFSSSDSLSTHSYDISSSVSSTSSDVLVPLSHMDSRKKSLNEERIAKQKMLFRKRKEDFEKENKLHFLCGFTEGRCSSLPVLVNIAYANVSHNDEKVFKKVEPTNGGEEGVGVREEENENGIDQEDKHGDGNHRSNHYDNQDELTPNRYKDVFKYNPFNEKEKNIRIQNMCAVNEIKNVVVTLKNILSVNLVLNNVTIISSGVAIENYPTSIILLAKKKNRLTNVQLAFKPKETGMLFLLGISYCISYLHFDQYLLYDTSILRKFFMDQDFFRHYGKGDFQGEMEKCPDHVQDGSMAGGGLPEVSEVIGEKNDPEKGTTNNASNYAYNNASIYASIYASNYASNYASNYASNYVSNYESNYESNYASNYASSIAPGSGAREAKQYPPYSNGQCEGEQGKGNSDHGASKRTLQNKIKLLNYVFKLSNICSVFVIDNYFALKSEIKLFNFSKYIDIEPLLNDKSYLKKFCVTSMGVNEAECRAKGRDGSSDKCISGSSDNCRDGGSMISGVKGEREASQKDSEEETWINKQSNEGKRNQHDKSADNMCGSDRILGKNHTNCENHVRNVCNVNDARNVSSCVDKVSYEGTNEAVKGGEPKSLWMSERKRDKEKSPPLNYAFQKGRTHYKREFFINENAQELSEPLSPSALSSKSTLSLSISSTLESPISSDAPSEIASLLPAESFSCVTDERMIQGGSLKNGQLQKEPFVNVDKPDGYYYDMKGKQKGKSTGKSTGKSTGKSTGKSEYKSRSNCKRKNNDKGGGINNGRSCSSVKEIRDDVNDNHYFSSDVRYSELLEGEIKFLCLILENVSNVNINYVNIKVVYRNRELGDYFIKFYFDKSFYIKNKYENSKEHIVKVAEGDTLKVMKNCSLYIPIRCIGSILINECDVNIIYSTYKNSLYYSVQKLNLKMNVRRNIIIEHMYYFPYVSFNYRDILNQLLNTNYYSSDAFRRLAMVKGVSDDISGSGGATTSAAAAAAATATAATAATATAATATTATATTATATTATATTATTTAATASSPFANNSEQAIYDISYLRGRSLEYKDINIENYFETDKARKDSAAGARCYPEKRYTDKARLSSASRRRSTHSNANSARCVTMGSELVGIYKLLSNTSKFDVSDNFRMIEKLYEYNENLNICTDHKYIFLELYIKNYSGYVNYCKTKKLKRRPMCIVDKENNSSKWVLWFKRIKRKKNIVFKNEEEIIKYFLQYLDIYVYLTYSRHKKVGILSVYSSYLNSIHIHKKKISDFFFNLKKDNKSHEKEAHDTNDEVDKQQYDEYNEENKISRSLYANDKKKYKRNRSPRFRNHYKRETFFCSNTLNFPTSFLNNEDKKRTCEQRTLGGKQDEVLENKSNASSRNFTIGHIGAYLKRSHWGSDDEEEQNSDEDEDYNDHYDRCDDRCDDRCDDRCDDRCDDRCDDRCDDRSDEYQGDNHDDQPDGTYKESHPLQPSMNKLFQKNIVNDMFYPYVLLRPKFYNCKKRNSVIIPKCSKTLDFSNLKKIGIKKKYFESKVNDFFFVKISIKNLSSIDLGEYTLLIFPSNLNCIKIIGKLDKHGFLGEQTVPLCPLNKHNKAKYRKKDSYLLHSFKVYSMFPGKVFFYISIYFHAIHTLLFHHEPVLVTIV